The Thermotoga sp. Ku-13t DNA segment CATCGCCGAGAGCGTTTTGAAGAGAATTCCACTCGCCCTGATAGACAGATTCAAAGCTTACTACGAGACTTCTTTCAACCGCGTTTTAGAAAGCGCTCCAAAGAGGATCTTGGACATTGTCTTCGCCACCGTAGGTCTGATCGTCGCATCACCCATAATGCTGATCATCGCCATACTGATTCTGCTGGAAGACGGAAGGCCTGTCATCTACAGACAAAAACGTGTCGGCAGAGACTCTAAAGAATTCGAATTCATAAAGTTCCGCTCGCTGAAGCAGGAAGGTTTCGATCCATCCGATCCCAACAGAAACATAGAACAGAGAATGCTCAAAATCGGCAGATTCATTCGAAAATACAGACTCGACGAACTACCCCAACTATGGCTTGTGCTCAAAGGCACGATGAGCCTAGTTGGTCCTCGCCCAGAGATGGTAGAATACCATCTGCAGTGTGCAAGCAAAATAGCTTACTATCACTACAGACTCAAGCTCAAACCCGGCCTCACAGGCTGGGCACAGATAAACTATCGGCACACCAGTACTTTAGAAGAGTACAAAACCAAGCTCGAGTACGATCTTTACTACGTTAAGAACCACTCTGTGTGGTTAGATCTGAACATCGTGCTCAGAACTTTTGAAGCCGTGATCTTCAAGCGAGGTGCGAGATGATGAAATGCGTCATTCTGGCAGGGGGTAGCGGGGAACGATTCTGGCCTCTGTCAACGAAAGAAACTCCGAAGCAATTTTTGAAGCTTTTCTCGAACAAAACTCTTTTGAGAGAAACTTTTGAAAGAATTTCCTTCAGACTGAAACCACAGGACATCTACATCGTCACGAACCATTCTTACGCGGAGACCACTTACAAAGAGATACCGGAGCTTCCAAAAGAAAACGTGTTGCTCGAACCAGCGAAAAAAAACACCGCTCCCGCATGCACGTACGCAACTCTGATGTTCGATCCAGAAGAGATCGTGTTCATCGTTCCATCGGACCACTACATACCAGAGACTGAGAAATTCTGGCGGTGCGTGGAAATCGCCGGGCGGTTTTTACAAACGCACGAAGGTATCATCACTTTTGGCATAGTGCCAACCCGTGCAGAAACAGCTTATGGATACATTGAGGCAGGCGAGCAGATCGAACCGGGTGTCTTCGAAGCTAAAAAGTTCCATGAGAAACCGGACCGTGACACCGCCTCCATCTACATAAAGCAGGACAACTACTTCTGGAACAGCGGCATGTTCCTCTACAGAGTGAGCTACTTCATCGAGCAGATGAAGAAGCACGCACCACAGGTGATAGGACCTTTCCTGATGGAGAAGGACATAAAAAAAATCTACGAACAGGCTCCATCCATAAGCATAGACTACGCCCTCATGGAAAAAGCGGACAGGATCTTCATGTTGAAAGCAGATTTTGTCTGGTCAGACGTTGGCAGTTTCAGATCGCTGAAAGAACTCGGTGTGGCCAATTCGAAGCGAGCGGTTGTGATGAACGGGGAAAATCTGTTCGTGAGAACGAGCAAACCAACGATCGTGATAGGTGTTAGCGATGTCGCTGTGGTCGAGAGTGAGCACGGAATACTGGTCTGCAAGATGGACCAACTGGATAAATTGAGAGACGCTCTGAAAATGCTTGAAACAAATGCATCGACGTAGCGTTGGAGCATGCAACGTAGGAGGTGTTCCTTTGGAGACATTGATCAGCATCGTTACACCAACCTACAACGTAAAAGAAGAGCTGCTCGATACACTGTTGTGTGTGTCCGAGCTAAAAAGGCTCCATCCATCGATCGAGTATCTGATCATCGATGGAAACTCGCAGGACGGCACGCTGGAACTCATCACTGAGTACCACCGAAAAGGTGTGGTCGACAGATTCATCTCTGAGAAAGACAGCGGCGTGTACAACGCGCTGAACAAAGGTATAAAGATGAGTGCTGGAAAATACATCCTGATCGTCGGGGCTGGCGACACGCTCGTTCCGGGCAAGTTTAAAAAGATCGTCGAAATAATCCGTGAAGAAGCACCTGACATCGTCTACGGAGATCAGCTCATGATAGATCCGAAGACAAGAAAGATTCGCAGATGCTTCATCCCTGGGCCTTTCTCGATAGAAAAACTGAACTTTGGCTGGCATCCACCGCACGCGAGCATGCTTGTGAAAACAGATCTTTTGAAATCCATAGGCGGTTTCGACGAAAGATACCGCATCGCGTCCGACATAAAGATGCACTGGCAGGTGTTTTCGAAGGCAAAGACTGTAGTGTACGTACCCGAAATTCTGTCGATATTCCGTCTTGGTGGCATGAGCAACGCGAGTCTCAAAAACATCGTGAAGGCGAACATTGAAAGTTACAGGATAGCGAAGGAACTCAAGTTCAAGTTCCCCGCATTCGTTGTGCTCGGCAAGATGCTGTGGAAAACCAAGATGAAATTCCTCACACCGTTCATGAAGATCGACGAGGAAATCAAACAGCTTCTCGAGAGGGGCGTCATGAGAGCATGAAGAAAGCCCTCATAACGGGAATCACAGGCCAGGATGGCAGTTTTCTGGCAGAGTTTCTGCTCGAGAAGGGTTACGAGGTCCATGGCATAATTCGGCGAAGTTCCTCTTTCAACACGGCACGCATAGATCATCTTTACCGCGATCCTCACGAAAAGGACGTTCGTTTGTTTCTCCACTACGGTGATCTCACAGACTCCACCAACCTGATCCGTTTGCTTCAGCAGATCCAGCCGGACGAGATCTACAACCTCGGTGCGCAGAGTCACGTGAAAGTTTCGTTCGAGACACCCGAATACACGGCCAACGCCGACGCGCTCGGTGTGCTCAGACTTCTTGAAGCTATCAGATTACTGGGTCTGGAAAAGAAAGTGAAGTTTTATCAGGCCAGCACGTCCGAATTGTTCGGAAAGGCTGTCGAAGTTCCCCAGAAAGAAACAACACCGTTCTATCCGAGGAGCCCCTACGCCGTTGCCAAGCTCTACGCCTATTGGATAACTGTCAATTATAGAGAAGCTTACGGTATCTTTGCCTGCAACGGCATACTCTTCAACCATGAGTCGGAGAGAAGGGGTGAAACCTTCGTCACCAGAAAGATCACCCGTGCCGCAACCAGGATACTCGTCGGCACTCAGAAGAGGCTTTATCTTGGAAACCTCAACGCGGTGAGGGACTGGGGCTACGCGAAAGATTACGTCGAGGGTATGTGGCTGATGCTGCAGCAACCCGAACCTGACGATTACATCCTCGCCACCGGTGAAGGACACACCGTGAGGGAATTCTGTGAGAAGGCGTTCAGAGAGATCGGCATCGAGCTGGAATGGGTGGGTCACGGTGTCGATGAAAAAGGCATCGTGAAAAATGTAGATGAGTATAAAACAGAGGAGTACGTTCAGAAACTGAAAGAAAAGCATCCTGATCTCAGGAACTTCAAACTCAGCGTGGACCATTTGAAAAAGGGTGACATCGTTGTGGAGATTGATCCGCGCTACTTCAGGCCAACAGAAGTGGACCTTCTCATCGGCGATGCGACGAAGGCGAGAACAAAACTCGGCTGGAAACCGCGCGTGAACTTTGAAGAGTTGATAAAGATCATGGTCGAGCACGATCTGGGTCTGGCGATCAAGGAGAAGTGGAGAAACGAGCGTATCCATCAATGATTTCGAGGTGGGATCGTGAAGAAAGATTCCAGGATATACGTTGCGGGCCACAAGGGAATGGTCGGCAGTGCGATCGTGAGAAAACTGAAAGAAAAAGGATACACGAACATAATCGTCAGAACCCACCAGGAACTCGATCTGACAGACCAAAGAGCGGTGCGCGAGTTTTTCGAACAAGAAAGGCCTGAGTACATCTTCCTCGCGGCTGCGAAAGTTGGTGGCATCCTCGCGAACATGACCTACAAAGCTGATTTCATATACCAGAACATCATGATCGCAGCCAACGTGATCGAGGCTTCGTACAGATATGGAGTCAAGAAACTCCTCAACCTGGGCTCGTCATGCATCTATCCCAAGCACGCACCACAACCCATGAAAGAAGAATACCTGCTCACAGGCCCACTCGAACCAACAAATGAACCTTACGCGATAGCCAAGATCGCAGCGATAAAGTTGTGCCGCTACTTCAACGAGCAGTACGGAACTAACTTCATATCCGTGATGCCCACGAACCTCTACGGTCCCAACGACAACTACAATTTGGAAACGGCCCACGTAATAGCGGCGATCATGAGAAAATTCCATCTTGCAAAACTGCTCATGAAGCAAGACTGGGATGGATTAATCAAAGAGATGAAGAGATACCCACTCGGTTTTGGACTGGACGACAGGATAGACTTCAACAGTAAAGAAAGCATCCTTCAGGCGCTCGAGATGGTGGGCGTGAAAAAGAACAGTGTGGTTGTTTGGGGAACTGGAAACGTCTATCGAGAATTTCTTCACGTCGACGATCTCGCCGACGCGTGCGTTTATCTGATGGAAAACATCGATGCGAAAGATATGAGAAAGATCTGTCCAGACTATTTCGTGAACGTCGGAACCGGCGAAGACATCATGCTCAACGATCTGTACGAGATGGTGAAGAACATCGTGGGATACGAAGGTGAGATAGAGCACGACACGAACAAACCAGATGGAGTGGCGAGAAAACTCCTGGACGTTGGTAGATTGAGAAGCCTGGGATGGAAACACAGAATCTCGTTGAGTGAGGGTGTAAGAAAGGTTTACACGGAAACTTTCAGTTGAGATGTCATCGCCTATTTGGTTTGTGAATTCCGGTGTGACCTTCCAGCTGAGTGCCTCAGGACACCACAGGAGGTAGACGATGCGTGTAGGGATCAACTTACTCTGGTTGAAACCGAAGGCCATAGGCGGAGTTGAGATATTCGTCAAGAACCTGTTGAGAGGCTTCGACGAACTGTCTCCAGATATGGAATTCGTCGTGTTTGTCAACCGCACGGCGCTCGACTACGTAAAGTCCTGGAGAATAAGCGATCGGTATCAACTGGTTGTGAAAGATGTTGATCCTTTCAACGTCTTCAGAGCGCTGGTCTACCAGCGTCTGCACATGAAGAAATTGTGCACGAAATACAGGATCGATCTACTGTTCCATCCTACCCCGATTTATCCGATCGGAAGGATCAGGAATGTTAAACAGGTGGTCACCATTCATGATCTACAGTTTCTTCATTATCCACAGTACGCGACGAAACTCCAAAAGCTCAAATATCTCTACTCATGGAAGAAATGCCTTCAACATGCGGACAAGGTGATCGCCATTTCCAACTTCACCAAACAAGATATACTGAACAATTTCCACGTGAAAGAAGACAAAATCACTGTCATCCACAATCCCGTGGTTCTACCGGAAACGCCGGCAGACTTTTCAGAAATCAGTAAGCGCCTCGGGGTTGAGAAGAAGGAATATTTTTACACCATAAGCTCCCTGTTGCCACACAAGAACACAGAAGCCCTCATACAATTGATGAGGCTGATCGAACAAGAAAAACCACCGGCAGTTCCAAACAAATTGATCATCTCTGGCATTGGAAAGTTGCAAGGAACGAGGATTGAACGAATGATCAATGAATTCGGTCTATCCGATCGGATAATATTCACCGGTTTCGTCAGTGATGAAGAAAAACGAGCTCTTCTGGAAAACTGTTACTGTTTTCTTTTTCCAAGTCTTTTCGAAGGTTTTGGAATGCCACCAGTTGAAGCACTGATGCTGAACGTACCGGTCGTAACGACGAAGGCAGGAGCTATTGAAGAAACTACCATGGGTCTCGCGATATATGTGGACAACCCTACTGACGAACGAGAATGGCTTGAAAAGATTGTGCACGAAGTACCAAGATTCAGCGCGGCTGGTGCAAACCACTTGAAGGATAAGTACGACTTCAAAAATGTATCTGAACGTTACGTGAGCGAATTCTATGAACTCATCAGTTTAGATAAAGGTACTCATCAGCAGAAGGAAGGTTGACTCGGAGGTTGAAAGATACGTGGATAGGATAATGTACCGTTTGAGCTTGGTTACATTTGATACCTGGCTCTTTAATTCTTTCACAGCCTGTGAGGCTCTAGCAGGTGAGTTCCTGAACGAGTAAAACTTCTCTCGCGGTGCTGGTATGTTCGAGAGTCAGCCACTGAACCTTGAGAAACCATCATGAAAAGTGAGCGAGGTGACAAGACTTGAAGATTGTACACATCCAGATAGGGCCTTACTCTGAAAACTGGGCTTACCATGAGAATCTGCTTCCAAAATATCACAGAAAGCTTGGTTATGAAGTGACACACGTAACTTTCAGCCTGGCTTTATCGAAAAGTGGAAAACTTATCGTCAGTTCTGAGGGAATGTTCGTGAACGGGGATGGGGTAAAGGTGGTGAGATTACCCCATTCAAGGTTTTTACCCGTGAAACTTGCGTACAGACTCGGTTTAGTTAACGGATTACGAAAGATTCTCCGGGCGGAAAAACCTGACCTGATCTACGTGCATGGTGCACAAAGAATTTCTAACCTCGAGCTCGTTCGATACCTACGTGAATGTATGAAATCTCACAAGAAACCTATCCTGCTCGTTGACAATCATGCCGACGAGTTCAACTCGGCTCGTAATTGGCTGAGCAGGTTGATTCACAAAACGCTGTGGAGATTTGTAGTTAAACAGTTAGATAGGTACGCTACCGCGTTCTACGCGGTAAACGAAGCGTGTAAGAATTTTCTCATCAGGTACTACCGCCTATCGCCCGATCGCATCGAAATACTCCCAATGGGGGGTGATCCGGACTGGTTTTCTCCTCAGAACAGAAACCTGGTGCGCAGGATGCTTGGAATAAGCGACGACGATTTCGTCATGATAACCGGGGGCAAAATCGATGCCAACAAGAAGACGATCGAACTCATGGAAGTAGTATCTAAATTACCGTTTGAGAAAATAAAGTTACTCATCTTTGGCTCGGTTCATGAGTCTTTGAGAAGTAGGTTTAATGAGCTACTCGAACAGAACAAAGATAGAATCAGGTTCGTCGGATGGCTTTCTCCTAAGGATATGTACAGCTATTTCGTCGCGGTTGATCTTGGAGTCTTTCCAGGTACCCAATCTGTGATCTGGAACCATGCGATTTTTTGTGGCTTACCGCTTGTGCTGAAACGATGGCCTGGTATGGTTGATTTCACATTTAATGGCAAGTATTCCCCCTGCTTGCTGATAGATGATGTCTCTGAACTCGAATCGGTTCTTTACAGCGTACTGACAGATTTCAAACTGTATGAAAAGATGAAAAAAGACGCCAGTCAGGTTCGAGGCTTTTTCTCGTACGAGTACCTTGCAATGACGACATTACAAAGAGCGAATGATAAGAAAGAACATGTGGCCTATTGAGTCGTTTGAAGCTGTCTGGCCAAGGAGATCGCGGGCAGATAGCAATCATTGATCCCCTTTTCAGTGTTGTGATATATGTTGAAATCATTTCAACACTACCTGGGCTTAGTTCAACAGGGTTGATCGTAAAACTCGTCGCATGTACCTTTCATGAAGCTTGACTGTTTCTTCAACAACGGTATAAAATCTTATTGCTCGAAGGTTAAAAAACAAAAATCGAATGCACCCTATTCTCAGCTCAGTAGTCTAAGAAAAGACTGGAGGATTGTTTCGCAGGAGGGTTAAGCAAGTGAAAGAAGCGGCAGTGTTCTTTCTGGACTGGTCAGTGCTTTTTCTACTGAATTACGTTCTAAGTAACGCCCTGGCTGCCGCCATTGTGTTTTCCTTCATTTGTTGCGTTTTTCTGTTCGCTTTCAGGCTGTATGAAGATCAGCATCTGACCAATCTTGCTCAGCAATTCATAAGGACTCTGGTCGCACTGACTTTTTCAATCTTTGCAAGCTACGTTCTTTATCCCTTACTTCATGAAGTTATCGGACTGAGACAGTTTGCTATCAATGTTCTGCTTGGAAGTGCTGTAATCAGCGTGGTCAACTACTCGGTTGGTGTATTCTTCACGAAAAGGGTCAAACCAAAAAGATGTCTGGTGATCGGAAAAGCGGAAATAGAACCCGTGCTCCAAGAGATCATGAAGAAAAGCAACGGTAGGTTTGTCTTC contains these protein-coding regions:
- a CDS encoding exopolysaccharide biosynthesis polyprenyl glycosylphosphotransferase, which translates into the protein MKRYSSFALYLSNYVALAFIYLILTRSLPGSILTAIIACLSLFSFRTFDKENLSDFNQLLVRSFIALLFANIINYVIARLIYLSFFGGVGRVRLTPLSVHTIVSTFAVSIMSYYFFKFLKKRVRPGSYAVIGRKNELNELLKEIEQKSDEYRFVQFIESKEDIKRIREDLAGIIVADYSMYESLQPYLSPLNNFEIIFLPHIAESVLKRIPLALIDRFKAYYETSFNRVLESAPKRILDIVFATVGLIVASPIMLIIAILILLEDGRPVIYRQKRVGRDSKEFEFIKFRSLKQEGFDPSDPNRNIEQRMLKIGRFIRKYRLDELPQLWLVLKGTMSLVGPRPEMVEYHLQCASKIAYYHYRLKLKPGLTGWAQINYRHTSTLEEYKTKLEYDLYYVKNHSVWLDLNIVLRTFEAVIFKRGAR
- a CDS encoding mannose-1-phosphate guanylyltransferase, whose amino-acid sequence is MKCVILAGGSGERFWPLSTKETPKQFLKLFSNKTLLRETFERISFRLKPQDIYIVTNHSYAETTYKEIPELPKENVLLEPAKKNTAPACTYATLMFDPEEIVFIVPSDHYIPETEKFWRCVEIAGRFLQTHEGIITFGIVPTRAETAYGYIEAGEQIEPGVFEAKKFHEKPDRDTASIYIKQDNYFWNSGMFLYRVSYFIEQMKKHAPQVIGPFLMEKDIKKIYEQAPSISIDYALMEKADRIFMLKADFVWSDVGSFRSLKELGVANSKRAVVMNGENLFVRTSKPTIVIGVSDVAVVESEHGILVCKMDQLDKLRDALKMLETNAST
- a CDS encoding glycosyltransferase family 2 protein, translated to METLISIVTPTYNVKEELLDTLLCVSELKRLHPSIEYLIIDGNSQDGTLELITEYHRKGVVDRFISEKDSGVYNALNKGIKMSAGKYILIVGAGDTLVPGKFKKIVEIIREEAPDIVYGDQLMIDPKTRKIRRCFIPGPFSIEKLNFGWHPPHASMLVKTDLLKSIGGFDERYRIASDIKMHWQVFSKAKTVVYVPEILSIFRLGGMSNASLKNIVKANIESYRIAKELKFKFPAFVVLGKMLWKTKMKFLTPFMKIDEEIKQLLERGVMRA
- the gmd gene encoding GDP-mannose 4,6-dehydratase; this encodes MKKALITGITGQDGSFLAEFLLEKGYEVHGIIRRSSSFNTARIDHLYRDPHEKDVRLFLHYGDLTDSTNLIRLLQQIQPDEIYNLGAQSHVKVSFETPEYTANADALGVLRLLEAIRLLGLEKKVKFYQASTSELFGKAVEVPQKETTPFYPRSPYAVAKLYAYWITVNYREAYGIFACNGILFNHESERRGETFVTRKITRAATRILVGTQKRLYLGNLNAVRDWGYAKDYVEGMWLMLQQPEPDDYILATGEGHTVREFCEKAFREIGIELEWVGHGVDEKGIVKNVDEYKTEEYVQKLKEKHPDLRNFKLSVDHLKKGDIVVEIDPRYFRPTEVDLLIGDATKARTKLGWKPRVNFEELIKIMVEHDLGLAIKEKWRNERIHQ
- a CDS encoding GDP-L-fucose synthase, yielding MKKDSRIYVAGHKGMVGSAIVRKLKEKGYTNIIVRTHQELDLTDQRAVREFFEQERPEYIFLAAAKVGGILANMTYKADFIYQNIMIAANVIEASYRYGVKKLLNLGSSCIYPKHAPQPMKEEYLLTGPLEPTNEPYAIAKIAAIKLCRYFNEQYGTNFISVMPTNLYGPNDNYNLETAHVIAAIMRKFHLAKLLMKQDWDGLIKEMKRYPLGFGLDDRIDFNSKESILQALEMVGVKKNSVVVWGTGNVYREFLHVDDLADACVYLMENIDAKDMRKICPDYFVNVGTGEDIMLNDLYEMVKNIVGYEGEIEHDTNKPDGVARKLLDVGRLRSLGWKHRISLSEGVRKVYTETFS
- a CDS encoding glycosyltransferase family 1 protein → MRVGINLLWLKPKAIGGVEIFVKNLLRGFDELSPDMEFVVFVNRTALDYVKSWRISDRYQLVVKDVDPFNVFRALVYQRLHMKKLCTKYRIDLLFHPTPIYPIGRIRNVKQVVTIHDLQFLHYPQYATKLQKLKYLYSWKKCLQHADKVIAISNFTKQDILNNFHVKEDKITVIHNPVVLPETPADFSEISKRLGVEKKEYFYTISSLLPHKNTEALIQLMRLIEQEKPPAVPNKLIISGIGKLQGTRIERMINEFGLSDRIIFTGFVSDEEKRALLENCYCFLFPSLFEGFGMPPVEALMLNVPVVTTKAGAIEETTMGLAIYVDNPTDEREWLEKIVHEVPRFSAAGANHLKDKYDFKNVSERYVSEFYELISLDKGTHQQKEG
- a CDS encoding glycosyltransferase family 4 protein, whose amino-acid sequence is MKIVHIQIGPYSENWAYHENLLPKYHRKLGYEVTHVTFSLALSKSGKLIVSSEGMFVNGDGVKVVRLPHSRFLPVKLAYRLGLVNGLRKILRAEKPDLIYVHGAQRISNLELVRYLRECMKSHKKPILLVDNHADEFNSARNWLSRLIHKTLWRFVVKQLDRYATAFYAVNEACKNFLIRYYRLSPDRIEILPMGGDPDWFSPQNRNLVRRMLGISDDDFVMITGGKIDANKKTIELMEVVSKLPFEKIKLLIFGSVHESLRSRFNELLEQNKDRIRFVGWLSPKDMYSYFVAVDLGVFPGTQSVIWNHAIFCGLPLVLKRWPGMVDFTFNGKYSPCLLIDDVSELESVLYSVLTDFKLYEKMKKDASQVRGFFSYEYLAMTTLQRANDKKEHVAY